A genomic window from Chitinophaga pollutisoli includes:
- a CDS encoding response regulator transcription factor: MLMEPAVAVGKILVVDDEADILEIISYNLKSAGYETVTAKDGLEAIQKAKIFRPDLIMLDIMMPNKNGIDTCRELRRLPEFKETMVLFLTALNDEKSEIEGLNMGADDYIAKPIKPRLLVSRINALFRRLNKTEEQQIHLGDLIIDREKFTVTYKGDEIILAKKEFELLQLLASKPGRVFLRNEILNQVWGTEVIVGDRTIDVHIRKIRQKLGVDLITTVKGVGYKFEL, from the coding sequence ATGTTGATGGAACCAGCAGTAGCAGTAGGAAAAATTCTGGTCGTGGACGATGAGGCCGATATCCTCGAAATCATCAGTTACAACCTCAAGAGCGCGGGGTACGAAACGGTAACGGCCAAAGACGGGCTCGAAGCGATCCAGAAAGCCAAGATCTTCCGGCCGGACCTGATCATGCTGGACATCATGATGCCCAACAAGAACGGGATCGACACCTGCCGCGAGCTTCGCCGCCTCCCCGAATTCAAGGAAACCATGGTATTGTTCCTCACCGCGCTGAACGACGAAAAGAGCGAGATCGAAGGGCTCAACATGGGGGCCGACGACTACATCGCCAAGCCCATCAAACCCAGGCTCCTCGTTTCCCGCATCAACGCACTCTTCCGCCGGCTGAACAAAACGGAAGAACAGCAGATCCACCTGGGCGACCTCATCATCGACCGTGAAAAATTCACCGTTACCTATAAAGGGGACGAAATCATCCTCGCCAAAAAGGAATTCGAGCTCCTCCAGCTCCTGGCCTCCAAGCCCGGCCGCGTTTTCCTCCGCAACGAGATCCTCAACCAGGTTTGGGGCACCGAAGTGATCGTGGGCGACCGCACCATCGACGTGCACATCCGCAAAATCCGCCAGAAACTCGGCGTTGATCTCATCACCACCGTCAAAGGCGTAGGCTACAAATTCGAACTCTGA
- a CDS encoding outer membrane beta-barrel protein: MKRIITAVQIIGILCIACLPSFAQDGTGKVSGKLTDKKTGELLIGVTVMVQNTSKGAVTDVEGRYLLQIAPGTYTLDYKYMGYQTKSIADVVVKAGQVTNLDIALDEPKSKELQEVVIRGSYKQETINALYVAQKNNVSISSGISGESIRRSPDRNTSDVLKRVSGASIQDNRYIIVRGLNDRYNTATINNAMLPSTEPDRKAFSFDLIPSNLIDNIVINKTASPEMPADFAGGLIQVITKDIPTENFLSFNIGLGYNTQTTFKETRGMDRGKSEWLTMEDGTLKLPGSWPSSRGKYAPLSNEQKFGLTRDFNNTWGVGDRGKALPAQSYQVTWGNRTRLKNDGSFGSIISLTYRNSENIYEGERMDYESGKVRSFNFSEDINRFNSSLGAIANFTYVKRNNKISLKNIFNRILDNNYIYRSGLNNDANAQILSHGQELTIKTMLNSQLEGSHKINPRDWKLDWNLNYSLTDRNQPDMKVLSYRRDLNATGNVPYEAMVPFGTAARNVSRFYSTLEEYAVGGMGSLTVPFTISGQKQNLKIGGQKLYRERDFSARVLGYIRTNTADFNDDLLTLAPGQIFDPANIGQNGFVMDEITNNSDRYKANSDLIAGYIQFDNKIADKLRIVWGARGESYYQYISTADASGKSIKKDMTFFDLLPSANISYAVNEKSNIRLSGSRTVSRPELRELSNFVYYDFVTYSSLQGNPDLKRALITNADLRYELYPGVGEAVTASVFYKRFKNAIEQTVDAGSTPNRRQIRVENADNAEAFGFELELRKKLDFISAEPFFQNMTAFANFSYIHSSVNLVGGSSDGPSRSLQGQSPYLINAGLQYDHPETNLSFGLLYNKMGQRIYLVGFEGYPHIYERGRDLLDLQIGKKILNKRGDLRLNVSDLLNQKFIFYQNNDNKKSYNESVDQIITSQRQGTNISLNFSYQFGLGKKK, encoded by the coding sequence GTGAAACGCATTATTACTGCTGTACAAATTATCGGGATTTTATGTATCGCCTGCCTTCCTTCTTTCGCGCAGGACGGAACCGGCAAAGTGTCCGGGAAACTGACGGATAAGAAAACAGGCGAACTGCTGATCGGTGTGACAGTGATGGTACAGAATACCTCCAAAGGCGCCGTAACCGACGTGGAAGGGCGCTACCTGCTGCAAATTGCGCCCGGCACCTACACTTTGGATTATAAATACATGGGCTACCAGACCAAATCCATCGCGGACGTGGTGGTGAAAGCCGGCCAGGTGACTAATCTGGACATCGCGCTGGACGAGCCTAAATCCAAGGAGCTCCAGGAAGTGGTGATCCGCGGCTCTTACAAGCAGGAAACCATCAACGCCCTGTACGTTGCCCAAAAGAATAACGTAAGCATCTCCAGCGGCATCTCCGGCGAAAGCATCCGCCGCAGTCCCGACCGCAATACCTCCGACGTGCTCAAACGCGTAAGCGGCGCCAGCATCCAGGATAACCGGTATATCATCGTGCGCGGCCTCAACGACCGTTACAATACCGCCACGATCAATAACGCCATGCTGCCCAGCACCGAGCCCGACCGCAAGGCGTTTTCCTTCGACCTCATTCCTTCCAACCTCATCGATAACATCGTTATCAATAAAACCGCATCGCCGGAGATGCCTGCCGACTTCGCGGGGGGCCTCATCCAGGTGATCACCAAAGACATCCCCACCGAAAACTTCCTTTCCTTCAACATCGGGCTGGGATATAACACCCAAACCACTTTCAAGGAAACCCGCGGCATGGACCGCGGCAAAAGCGAGTGGCTCACGATGGAAGACGGAACGCTGAAGCTCCCGGGCTCCTGGCCTTCTTCCCGCGGCAAATACGCCCCGCTATCCAACGAACAGAAATTCGGCCTCACCCGCGATTTCAACAATACCTGGGGCGTGGGCGACCGTGGTAAAGCGCTCCCCGCGCAAAGCTACCAGGTTACCTGGGGCAACCGCACACGCCTGAAGAACGACGGCTCTTTCGGCAGCATTATCAGTCTTACCTATCGCAATTCGGAAAACATTTATGAAGGCGAGCGGATGGACTACGAAAGCGGCAAAGTGCGGAGCTTCAACTTCAGTGAAGACATCAACCGCTTCAACTCCAGCCTCGGCGCCATCGCCAATTTCACTTACGTGAAGCGTAATAACAAGATTTCCCTGAAGAACATCTTTAACCGTATCCTCGATAATAATTACATCTACCGCTCCGGCCTCAACAACGATGCCAATGCGCAGATCCTGAGCCACGGACAGGAACTGACCATCAAAACGATGCTCAATTCCCAGCTGGAAGGCAGCCACAAAATCAATCCCCGCGACTGGAAACTGGATTGGAACCTGAACTATTCGCTGACCGACCGCAACCAGCCCGACATGAAAGTGTTGAGCTACCGCCGCGACCTGAATGCCACCGGCAACGTGCCTTACGAGGCGATGGTGCCCTTCGGAACGGCTGCGCGCAACGTTTCCCGTTTCTATTCCACCCTGGAAGAATACGCCGTTGGCGGAATGGGATCACTGACCGTGCCGTTCACCATCAGCGGACAGAAGCAGAACCTGAAAATCGGCGGGCAGAAGCTGTACCGCGAGCGTGACTTCAGCGCCCGTGTACTCGGTTATATCCGCACGAATACGGCTGATTTCAACGACGACCTGCTGACGCTTGCGCCGGGCCAGATCTTCGACCCCGCCAATATTGGTCAGAATGGTTTTGTGATGGATGAGATCACCAACAACTCCGATCGCTATAAAGCCAATTCCGACCTGATCGCCGGATACATTCAATTCGACAACAAGATCGCGGACAAACTGCGCATCGTTTGGGGCGCGCGCGGAGAATCTTACTATCAATACATCAGCACGGCGGATGCTTCCGGCAAATCGATCAAGAAAGACATGACGTTCTTCGACCTGTTGCCGAGCGCCAATATCTCTTACGCGGTGAACGAAAAATCGAACATCCGGTTGAGCGGTAGCAGGACGGTGTCGCGTCCGGAGCTGCGCGAGCTGAGCAACTTCGTGTATTATGACTTTGTGACGTACAGCAGCCTGCAGGGTAACCCTGACCTGAAGCGCGCCCTCATCACCAATGCCGACCTGCGTTACGAATTGTACCCGGGTGTGGGTGAAGCGGTGACGGCTTCCGTGTTCTACAAGCGTTTCAAGAATGCGATCGAGCAAACGGTGGATGCGGGATCTACGCCTAACCGCCGCCAGATCCGTGTAGAGAATGCCGACAACGCCGAGGCGTTCGGGTTTGAGCTGGAGCTGCGCAAGAAGCTGGACTTCATTTCCGCCGAGCCTTTCTTCCAGAATATGACCGCGTTTGCTAACTTCTCGTACATCCACTCTTCCGTTAACCTGGTAGGCGGCTCTTCCGACGGGCCTTCCCGGTCCCTCCAGGGACAGAGCCCCTATCTGATCAATGCCGGCCTGCAATACGATCATCCCGAAACGAATCTTTCTTTCGGCCTGCTCTATAACAAAATGGGGCAGCGCATTTACCTGGTGGGCTTTGAAGGTTATCCGCACATTTACGAAAGAGGCCGCGACCTGCTGGACCTGCAGATCGGTAAAAAGATCCTCAACAAACGTGGCGACCTGCGGCTGAACGTGAGCGATCTGCTGAACCAGAAATTTATTTTCTACCAGAACAACGACAACAAGAAGTCGTATAACGAAAGCGTTGACCAGATCATCACATCACAGCGCCAGGGTACCAACATCAGCCTGAACTTCTCTTACCAGTTCGGTTTGGGCAAAAAGAAATAA
- the atpE gene encoding ATP synthase F0 subunit C: MELLTVMMQAAESASGLAKAGGAVGAGIAAIAAGIGVGNIGKSALESIARQPEAANDIRANMILAAALVEGVALFGVIAGLLAVVL, encoded by the coding sequence ATGGAACTTTTAACTGTAATGATGCAGGCTGCTGAATCCGCTTCTGGCCTGGCTAAAGCTGGTGGTGCTGTTGGTGCTGGTATTGCTGCTATCGCAGCTGGTATCGGTGTAGGTAACATCGGTAAGAGCGCGCTGGAATCCATCGCTCGTCAGCCCGAAGCTGCTAACGACATCCGTGCTAACATGATCCTGGCTGCGGCGCTGGTAGAGGGTGTTGCCCTGTTCGGCGTTATCGCGGGTCTGCTGGCGGTAGTACTGTAA
- a CDS encoding ABC transporter ATP-binding protein, which yields MNKDKAKKVFDFSLLKRVFSFAAPYRRYFYLSMFLTVALALISPVRPWLIQQTVDKYITNQWAQMLMIITMVQIGILLVETAVRFFFSYITNWLGQSVIKDLRVAVYKKVVKLNLGFFDRTPIGTLTTRTINDIEAINDIFSEGIISIVADVLMILAILGVMFAEDWRLTLVSLSPFPVLILATYWFKEAVNKSFHRVRNAVAALNAFVQEHITGMTVVQAFSAENREFGKFRTINKDHRKANIDAIFAYSVFFPVVEIILAISLGLMVWWGANMVLNYEVTQGVMIAFIMYLNMLFRPLRILADKFNTLQMGMVASERVFNVLDSEEFMPDNGTHSTKDMKGDIRFDRVWFAYKDDRYVLKDISFHAKPGQTIALVGHTGSGKTTIISILNRLYEIQKGTISIDGVKLEDYKLSELRSRIGVVLQDVFLFSGSIYENITLRNPNITREQVEGAAKLIGMHEFILRLPGGYDYPVMERGSTLSLGQRQLISFIRALLYDPAVLILDEATSSVDTESEQLIQHAIDKLIAGRTAIVIAHRLSTISKADLIIVLDKGEVREAGTHEELLKLEGYYHKLYMMQFQASANTA from the coding sequence ATGAATAAAGACAAGGCTAAGAAGGTGTTTGACTTCAGTTTGCTGAAGCGGGTTTTCTCCTTTGCAGCGCCCTACCGGCGCTATTTTTACCTGTCCATGTTCCTGACGGTGGCCCTGGCGCTCATCTCCCCGGTGAGGCCCTGGCTGATACAGCAGACGGTGGACAAATACATCACGAACCAGTGGGCGCAGATGCTGATGATCATCACGATGGTGCAAATCGGTATCCTCCTGGTGGAGACGGCCGTCCGTTTTTTCTTTTCCTACATCACGAACTGGCTGGGGCAGTCGGTGATCAAAGACCTGCGGGTGGCGGTGTACAAAAAAGTGGTGAAGCTGAACCTGGGATTTTTCGACCGGACGCCCATCGGAACGCTGACCACACGTACCATCAATGATATTGAAGCGATCAACGATATTTTTTCCGAAGGCATTATTTCCATTGTGGCGGACGTGCTGATGATCCTGGCGATTTTGGGGGTGATGTTCGCGGAAGACTGGCGGTTGACGCTGGTGAGCCTGAGCCCTTTCCCGGTACTCATCCTGGCCACTTACTGGTTCAAAGAAGCCGTGAACAAATCGTTCCACCGGGTGCGGAATGCCGTGGCGGCGCTGAATGCCTTTGTGCAGGAGCATATTACGGGGATGACGGTAGTACAGGCGTTTTCGGCGGAGAACCGGGAGTTCGGGAAGTTCCGCACGATCAACAAGGATCACCGCAAGGCCAATATCGACGCCATTTTCGCCTATTCGGTGTTTTTCCCCGTGGTGGAAATCATCCTGGCGATATCGCTGGGGCTCATGGTGTGGTGGGGCGCCAACATGGTGTTGAATTACGAAGTAACGCAGGGCGTGATGATCGCATTCATCATGTATCTGAACATGCTCTTCCGCCCGCTGCGCATCCTGGCGGATAAGTTCAATACCCTGCAAATGGGGATGGTGGCGAGCGAAAGGGTGTTCAATGTGCTGGACAGCGAGGAATTCATGCCCGATAATGGAACGCATTCCACCAAAGACATGAAAGGCGATATCCGGTTCGACCGGGTGTGGTTTGCCTACAAAGATGATCGTTATGTATTGAAAGATATCAGTTTCCATGCGAAGCCGGGGCAGACGATCGCGCTGGTGGGGCATACCGGGAGCGGGAAAACGACCATCATCAGTATCCTGAACCGGCTGTATGAAATCCAGAAAGGCACGATTTCGATCGACGGGGTGAAGCTGGAAGATTACAAGCTGTCGGAGTTGCGGAGCCGGATCGGGGTGGTATTGCAGGATGTGTTCCTGTTTTCGGGGTCGATTTATGAGAATATTACGTTGCGGAACCCCAATATTACGCGGGAGCAGGTGGAAGGCGCGGCGAAGCTGATCGGGATGCATGAGTTTATCCTGCGGCTGCCGGGCGGGTACGATTACCCGGTGATGGAGCGGGGAAGCACCTTGTCGCTTGGGCAACGGCAGTTGATTTCATTTATCCGGGCGTTGTTGTACGATCCGGCGGTGCTGATCCTGGACGAGGCGACGTCGTCGGTGGATACGGAATCGGAGCAGCTGATCCAGCATGCGATCGACAAGCTGATTGCGGGGCGTACGGCGATTGTGATCGCGCACCGGCTGAGTACGATCAGCAAGGCGGATCTGATTATTGTGCTGGATAAAGGGGAGGTCCGGGAAGCGGGAACGCATGAGGAGTTGTTGAAGCTGGAGGGGTACTATCACAAATTGTACATGATGCAGTTCCAGGCATCGGCGAATACGGCCTGA
- a CDS encoding UDP-2,3-diacylglucosamine diphosphatase, with protein sequence MSDKRPLDIVVISDVHLGIYGCHAKELAQYLDSIQPKILILNGDIIDIWQFSKRYFPKSHTKVIRRILKMMGKGTDVYYLTGNHDEALRKYAGFGLGNFLIDNKLMLDVDGKKHWFFHGDVYDVTMKNSKWLAKLGGKGYDLLIILNRLVNHLLEKMGREKMSFSRKVKAGVKQAVKFISDFEQTVVEIAADKEIDVVCCGHIHQPVIREEQVNGRTVTYLNSGDWVESLTALEYTGGQWRLYQHAEKKAPAMEEDDETLQLEWSAVARTVSFPR encoded by the coding sequence ATGTCAGACAAACGACCACTGGATATTGTAGTAATTTCCGACGTCCACCTCGGAATCTACGGTTGTCACGCCAAAGAGCTCGCACAGTACCTGGACTCCATCCAGCCCAAAATCCTCATCCTAAACGGGGATATCATCGATATCTGGCAGTTCAGCAAACGGTATTTTCCCAAATCCCACACGAAAGTCATCCGCCGCATCCTGAAAATGATGGGCAAAGGCACCGACGTGTATTATCTCACCGGCAACCACGACGAAGCCCTCCGCAAATACGCCGGGTTCGGCCTGGGGAATTTCCTGATAGATAATAAATTAATGTTAGATGTAGATGGTAAGAAGCACTGGTTCTTCCATGGCGACGTGTACGATGTGACCATGAAGAATTCCAAATGGCTCGCCAAGCTCGGCGGAAAGGGGTATGATCTCCTAATTATCCTCAACCGCCTCGTCAACCATCTACTCGAAAAAATGGGGCGGGAGAAAATGTCGTTCTCCCGGAAAGTAAAAGCCGGCGTCAAGCAGGCTGTGAAGTTCATTTCCGATTTCGAACAAACGGTGGTGGAGATCGCGGCGGATAAGGAAATAGACGTGGTTTGCTGCGGGCACATCCACCAGCCGGTGATCCGGGAAGAACAAGTGAACGGGCGAACCGTCACCTACCTCAACTCCGGCGATTGGGTCGAAAGCCTCACAGCCCTGGAGTACACCGGCGGGCAGTGGCGCCTCTACCAGCACGCCGAAAAGAAAGCGCCGGCGATGGAAGAAGACGATGAAACCCTGCAGCTGGAATGGAGCGCGGTTGCACGGACGGTTTCCTTCCCCCGTTAA
- the atpB gene encoding F0F1 ATP synthase subunit A — protein MFSLNRFKYKLVALITVFFITVSGTFTTALASDGHEEKKGFNAKEVILGHVKDAHDWHIVDLGETHVTVPLPVIIYHPERGMSMFSSSKFHHGHDSYEGYRLVDGHYLASKGLTAAQYPEGSIIEVDTNDNPTGQKIYDWSITKNIAFLLFGSVLLVFLMLQVAKAYRIRGHRQAPKGFQSLVEPVIIFMRDEVVRPNIPGAKGEKYVPFILTIFFFILINNLLGLVPGSANVTGNIAVTAALALISFIAMMAATNRHFWGHIFNPPVPGGVKVILAPVELIGVFTKPVSLMIRLFANILAGHIIILSIISLVFIFGSLNKVAGYGFLPITIVFNIVMMMLELLVAFIQAFIFANLTAVFIGQAMEHQGDHHH, from the coding sequence GTGTTTTCCTTGAATCGGTTCAAATATAAGCTGGTAGCCTTGATAACGGTGTTTTTCATCACCGTATCCGGCACATTTACCACGGCCCTGGCATCTGACGGCCATGAAGAAAAGAAAGGTTTTAATGCGAAGGAAGTAATCCTTGGTCACGTTAAGGACGCGCATGACTGGCACATTGTTGACCTGGGCGAGACCCATGTAACGGTGCCTTTGCCGGTCATCATTTACCATCCTGAGCGTGGCATGTCCATGTTTTCTTCCTCAAAGTTTCACCACGGTCACGATTCCTACGAAGGTTACCGTTTGGTGGACGGGCATTACCTGGCGTCCAAAGGTTTGACTGCCGCGCAGTATCCCGAGGGCAGCATTATCGAAGTGGATACGAATGATAACCCGACCGGGCAAAAGATCTACGACTGGTCCATCACCAAGAACATTGCGTTCCTGTTGTTTGGATCTGTTTTGCTGGTGTTCCTGATGCTGCAGGTGGCCAAGGCGTACCGCATCCGCGGTCACCGTCAGGCCCCGAAAGGTTTCCAGAGCCTGGTGGAGCCGGTGATCATCTTTATGCGCGACGAGGTGGTGCGTCCGAATATTCCGGGAGCGAAGGGTGAGAAGTATGTGCCTTTCATTCTGACCATCTTCTTCTTTATCCTGATCAACAACCTGCTGGGGCTGGTTCCCGGTTCGGCGAACGTGACAGGTAATATCGCTGTTACGGCGGCTTTGGCGCTGATATCGTTTATCGCTATGATGGCGGCAACGAACCGTCATTTCTGGGGCCACATTTTCAATCCTCCCGTACCGGGCGGTGTAAAGGTGATTTTGGCGCCGGTGGAGCTGATCGGTGTGTTTACGAAGCCGGTTTCGCTGATGATTCGTCTTTTCGCGAACATCCTGGCGGGCCACATCATCATCCTGAGCATTATCTCGCTGGTGTTTATATTTGGTTCCCTGAATAAAGTGGCTGGTTACGGCTTCCTTCCCATTACGATCGTGTTCAATATCGTGATGATGATGCTGGAGTTGCTGGTAGCTTTCATCCAGGCGTTCATTTTCGCGAACCTGACCGCTGTGTTTATCGGCCAGGCAATGGAGCACCAGGGCGATCATCACCATTAA
- a CDS encoding porin — translation MKALRFSVRTGFLALFLSLVAISVKAQFLMDMIDTTTDLGKGMISIYKRYDHLRISGYMQPQFQYASGKGPESYAGGDFNKQVDNRFMLRRGRVRFDYAHYNKRDLPTVQFVFQFDGTERGVNIRDFWGRLFDGKWDVMALTMGMFARPFGYEVNLSSGDREAPERGRMSQILMKSERDMGGMLTFEPRSKTHPLHYLKVDVGLFNGQGLSGPSDFDSHKDIIARVAMKPKPINAQGWLLSVGGSILYGGMEQFTNKIYTMESGKTDFNVDSSATNVGVIAPRQYYGADAQLVIPNGKERGATQFRAEYIRGTQTSTRLDTETPGIIPVDRAGAFAPLYIRPFDGAYFSFLQHLGHPQHQLVLKYDWYDPNRAVKGRQIGNAAAKNLTGGDVRFDTFGFGYVFYYNENMKLVLWYDRVWNESTLLEGFEEDIADNVFTARIQYRF, via the coding sequence ATGAAGGCATTGCGTTTCTCGGTTCGGACAGGTTTCCTGGCATTATTTCTCAGTTTGGTGGCGATCTCCGTAAAGGCTCAGTTTCTGATGGATATGATCGATACTACCACCGATCTCGGGAAGGGGATGATCTCTATCTACAAGCGTTACGACCATTTGCGCATCAGCGGCTACATGCAGCCACAGTTTCAGTACGCGTCGGGTAAAGGGCCGGAAAGCTATGCGGGCGGGGATTTCAACAAGCAGGTGGATAACCGCTTTATGCTCCGCCGGGGCCGCGTCCGGTTCGATTACGCCCACTACAACAAGCGTGATCTGCCGACGGTGCAGTTCGTGTTCCAGTTCGACGGTACCGAGCGCGGCGTGAATATCCGCGACTTCTGGGGCCGGTTGTTTGACGGCAAGTGGGATGTGATGGCATTGACGATGGGGATGTTCGCGCGGCCATTCGGGTACGAGGTCAACTTGTCTTCCGGCGACCGTGAAGCTCCCGAGCGGGGGCGTATGAGCCAGATTCTGATGAAAAGTGAACGGGACATGGGCGGTATGCTGACCTTCGAGCCCCGTTCCAAAACCCATCCCCTGCATTATTTGAAAGTAGACGTCGGCCTGTTCAACGGGCAGGGCCTCTCCGGCCCCTCGGACTTCGACAGCCACAAAGATATCATCGCCCGGGTAGCCATGAAACCAAAGCCCATCAACGCGCAAGGCTGGCTGCTGTCGGTCGGCGGCAGTATCCTCTACGGCGGGATGGAGCAGTTTACGAATAAAATTTATACGATGGAAAGCGGGAAAACGGACTTCAACGTGGACTCCAGCGCCACCAACGTGGGCGTGATCGCGCCGAGGCAGTATTACGGTGCCGACGCGCAGCTGGTGATCCCTAACGGCAAGGAGCGCGGCGCTACGCAGTTCCGGGCCGAATATATCCGCGGTACCCAAACCTCTACACGCCTCGATACAGAAACGCCGGGCATTATCCCGGTAGACAGAGCAGGGGCTTTTGCACCGCTTTACATCCGCCCTTTCGACGGCGCTTATTTTTCCTTCCTGCAACACCTCGGGCATCCGCAGCACCAGCTGGTGCTTAAATATGACTGGTACGATCCCAACCGTGCCGTAAAAGGCCGTCAGATCGGTAATGCGGCGGCGAAAAACCTCACCGGCGGCGATGTCCGTTTCGATACATTCGGGTTCGGGTACGTGTTTTACTACAATGAAAACATGAAGCTCGTTCTCTGGTACGACCGGGTGTGGAATGAGAGCACCTTGCTGGAAGGGTTCGAGGAGGATATCGCCGACAACGTGTTTACGGCGCGTATCCAGTACCGTTTCTGA
- a CDS encoding DUF47 family protein, with protein MGGFNSIVKLFMPKDRVFYSLFEDVAANLVEMGKVLVELVETKDPAVRKDKVHLIERLEHKNDDLTHRIFVELGQNFITPFDREDIHYLASTLDDVADYIHGSAKRIDMYKVVEINDSVRKLADLINQGVAELAKAIPELRNMSNMRAITDACVRINSLENHADDIYDRAIADLFEQESNAVELIKMREIYQALEIATDKCEDSANVIETIIIKYA; from the coding sequence ATGGGAGGCTTTAATTCTATTGTGAAACTGTTCATGCCGAAAGACAGGGTGTTCTATTCTCTTTTCGAGGACGTGGCGGCAAACCTGGTGGAAATGGGTAAAGTGCTGGTGGAGCTGGTGGAAACCAAGGACCCTGCGGTTCGTAAAGACAAAGTGCACCTGATCGAGCGGCTGGAGCACAAGAACGATGACCTTACGCATCGTATTTTCGTAGAATTGGGGCAGAACTTCATTACGCCTTTTGACCGGGAGGATATTCACTATCTCGCTTCTACGCTGGACGACGTGGCCGACTACATACATGGTTCCGCCAAGCGTATCGACATGTACAAGGTAGTGGAGATCAACGATAGCGTGCGAAAGCTGGCCGACCTGATCAACCAGGGTGTTGCGGAACTGGCGAAAGCGATTCCCGAGTTGCGCAACATGAGCAATATGCGTGCGATTACGGATGCATGTGTGCGGATCAACAGCCTGGAGAACCATGCCGACGATATTTACGACCGTGCGATCGCGGATTTGTTTGAGCAGGAAAGCAATGCGGTGGAGCTGATCAAGATGCGCGAGATCTATCAGGCGCTGGAAATCGCTACCGACAAGTGCGAAGATTCCGCCAACGTGATAGAAACCATCATCATTAAATATGCGTAG
- a CDS encoding ATP-binding protein: MLKAKNLSPQKLAAFTAFILSVVMALGCLVIGATLKETLIAFGLTFLVAYFLYLYTLQNFIYRKIKLIYKFIYQTKASKREEFFNKNILPLKTIEEVSEDVEKWAFQKREELENLRRNEAFRKEFLLNLSHELKTPIFAVQGYIHTLLDGAIDDPQVNKTFLKNATKNIDRLCRLIDDLDEISKLESGEMTINKEQFVIQDLIRDVFDTLSIKAKQKDIKFSIKKGCEAPIMVNADKEKIRQVLINLIENSVKYGKQEGQTIASVYNMDGKRALVEISDTGIGMAEEHLPRVFERFYRTDRARSRDIGGTGLGLAIVKHIVEAHDQTINVRSKVEVGSTFGFTLELGREIYL; the protein is encoded by the coding sequence ATGCTGAAAGCCAAAAACCTGTCGCCACAGAAACTCGCCGCATTTACCGCGTTCATCCTGTCCGTCGTTATGGCCCTGGGATGCCTCGTAATCGGCGCCACCCTCAAGGAAACCCTCATCGCCTTCGGGCTCACTTTCCTCGTTGCCTATTTCCTCTACCTCTACACCCTCCAGAATTTCATCTACCGGAAGATCAAACTGATATACAAGTTTATCTACCAGACGAAAGCCTCCAAGCGCGAGGAATTCTTCAATAAAAACATCCTCCCTCTCAAAACGATCGAGGAAGTCAGTGAAGACGTGGAAAAATGGGCCTTCCAGAAAAGGGAAGAACTGGAAAACCTCCGCCGCAATGAAGCTTTCCGGAAAGAATTCCTCCTTAACCTCTCCCACGAACTCAAAACCCCCATCTTCGCCGTTCAGGGATACATCCATACGCTGCTCGACGGCGCCATCGACGATCCCCAGGTGAACAAAACCTTCCTCAAAAACGCCACCAAAAATATCGACCGCCTCTGCCGGCTGATCGACGATCTCGACGAAATTTCCAAGCTCGAAAGCGGGGAAATGACCATCAACAAGGAACAGTTCGTGATCCAGGACCTTATCCGCGATGTGTTCGACACCCTGTCCATCAAAGCCAAACAGAAGGATATCAAATTCAGCATCAAGAAAGGTTGCGAAGCCCCCATCATGGTAAACGCCGACAAAGAAAAGATCCGCCAGGTGCTCATCAACCTGATCGAAAACTCCGTAAAATACGGCAAACAGGAAGGCCAGACCATCGCCAGCGTCTATAACATGGACGGCAAGCGCGCACTCGTGGAGATCTCGGATACCGGTATCGGCATGGCTGAAGAACACCTCCCCCGGGTATTCGAACGTTTCTACCGTACCGACCGCGCCCGCAGCCGCGACATCGGCGGAACCGGCCTCGGCCTGGCTATCGTGAAACACATTGTTGAAGCACATGACCAAACGATCAACGTGCGCAGCAAAGTGGAAGTAGGCTCCACCTTCGGCTTTACCCTCGAACTGGGCCGTGAGATTTACCTGTAA